The proteins below are encoded in one region of Flavobacteriales bacterium TMED191:
- a CDS encoding PKD domain-containing protein, translated as MNKYIYLLAAFLFFNCFLIAQIEERKYCGTDKLMQDALSDPEKKQVLDQLEIFTKEFISNLDRSRQSESYIIPVVVHVIHDFEEENISYEQIDNGIARINEDFNGLNDDLSEVIDHFTNRIGFPGMEFRLATKDPDGNCTYGVTKTASPWTENSGSKVMQLANWDDKKYVNIYVVKTFDESMSSAAAYATKPGSGSSEYGDYIFCRYDYFGDWNTASDSGPTDYNWARHTLPHEMGHFFNLDHPWGGSNSPGDVDLNCSIDDGVEDTPWTIGTDGNDVGCPLDQNTCMDLAPSPLFPNDTIDNVQNIMDYSSCAHMFTQGQSERMLAAANSLAGNRWYLWQPDNLVATGTDNESWNNTPYADCTPIPDFTTLNDITLGCPGSSINFQDFTYNYRTENITYNWTFEGGSPEISSLKNPTVEYFLPGTYDVTLSACNGDLCRDTTMVDYITILSETNVLAEAGFSQSFESADFPNLDSEVWWGGNSHNELHWERTEDAANVGNSSLRIKSQNYNFQRESHAFSSPELNISEFAPDGTGVADLWISFDYAYARRLPYTAAAQDDDGFVVDTFSIHHDELIISYKSCSQNTWKERPRLSTRPGVQGDYLSLQESLITTDKIYFNSFNPQPGLVEDGGEWKKYKMSLAIQQSAIIDDPSIIVKFEFKGTGEDQYSFHLVDMGPMGYDYIEASSIGGNWLYIDNIQIGTQDQVSSTRTTNTTDLLVIPNPTVLGSGIVSFDLLKDENISITLTNLLGTRLDVKQLSLESGHHDLQISDLFSINKKGSYIISIQGVESRASEMIIIR; from the coding sequence ATGAATAAATATATTTACTTGTTGGCGGCATTTTTATTTTTCAATTGCTTTTTAATTGCTCAAATCGAGGAAAGAAAGTATTGTGGAACTGATAAATTAATGCAAGATGCATTGTCTGACCCAGAAAAGAAACAGGTATTAGATCAGTTGGAAATTTTCACTAAGGAATTTATTTCAAACCTTGATCGCAGTAGACAATCAGAGTCTTACATCATACCAGTAGTTGTTCATGTCATTCATGATTTTGAAGAAGAAAATATTAGTTATGAGCAAATCGATAATGGGATTGCAAGAATTAACGAAGATTTTAATGGTCTAAATGATGATTTATCGGAAGTTATTGATCACTTTACGAATAGAATAGGTTTCCCTGGTATGGAATTTAGATTAGCCACAAAAGATCCTGATGGAAATTGTACATATGGAGTTACTAAAACTGCATCCCCTTGGACTGAAAATTCTGGTTCAAAAGTAATGCAGTTAGCTAATTGGGATGACAAAAAATATGTAAATATTTATGTGGTTAAAACTTTTGATGAAAGCATGTCATCAGCTGCTGCTTATGCTACTAAACCGGGAAGTGGGAGTAGTGAATATGGGGATTATATTTTTTGTAGATATGATTATTTTGGTGATTGGAATACAGCTAGCGATAGCGGTCCAACAGATTATAATTGGGCTAGACATACTCTTCCTCATGAAATGGGGCACTTTTTTAATTTAGACCACCCTTGGGGTGGAAGTAATAGCCCGGGTGATGTTGATTTAAATTGTTCAATTGATGATGGTGTTGAAGACACTCCATGGACTATTGGAACTGATGGAAATGATGTTGGTTGTCCGCTAGATCAAAATACTTGTATGGATCTAGCTCCGTCGCCACTTTTCCCAAATGACACAATAGATAATGTCCAAAATATTATGGATTATTCATCTTGCGCGCATATGTTTACACAAGGTCAGTCTGAAAGAATGTTAGCAGCAGCTAACAGTTTAGCTGGTAATAGATGGTATTTATGGCAACCAGATAATTTAGTTGCTACCGGAACAGACAATGAAAGTTGGAATAATACTCCATATGCAGATTGCACTCCTATTCCTGATTTTACAACCTTGAATGATATTACCCTAGGTTGTCCTGGAAGCTCTATTAATTTTCAAGATTTTACATACAATTACAGAACCGAAAATATTACTTATAATTGGACTTTTGAAGGTGGATCGCCTGAAATTTCAAGTTTAAAAAACCCAACGGTAGAGTATTTTTTACCAGGCACCTATGATGTTACCTTATCTGCTTGTAATGGAGACTTATGTAGAGATACTACTATGGTAGATTATATTACCATTTTATCAGAGACAAATGTATTAGCTGAAGCTGGATTTTCTCAGAGTTTTGAATCTGCTGATTTTCCTAATTTAGATTCTGAAGTTTGGTGGGGAGGTAATTCACATAATGAACTGCATTGGGAACGAACAGAAGATGCTGCAAATGTAGGAAACTCATCATTAAGAATAAAGAGTCAAAATTATAATTTTCAGCGTGAATCGCATGCATTTTCATCTCCAGAACTAAACATCTCTGAATTTGCCCCTGACGGCACAGGCGTTGCTGATTTATGGATTTCATTTGATTATGCATACGCAAGAAGGCTACCATATACTGCAGCAGCACAAGATGATGATGGTTTTGTAGTTGACACTTTCTCAATTCATCATGATGAACTGATAATATCTTATAAAAGTTGTTCTCAAAATACTTGGAAAGAAAGACCTAGATTATCTACAAGACCGGGTGTTCAAGGTGATTATTTAAGTCTTCAAGAAAGTCTTATTACTACAGATAAAATATATTTTAATTCATTTAACCCTCAACCAGGTTTAGTTGAGGATGGAGGAGAATGGAAGAAATATAAAATGAGTTTAGCTATTCAACAGTCAGCTATAATCGATGACCCTTCAATAATTGTTAAGTTTGAATTTAAAGGGACCGGTGAAGATCAGTATTCTTTTCATTTAGTTGATATGGGGCCTATGGGATATGACTATATTGAGGCCAGCTCTATTGGAGGCAATTGGTTGTATATAGATAATATACAAATTGGAACACAAGATCAAGTTTCAAGTACGAGAACTACCAACACTACTGATTTATTAGTTATTCCTAATCCTACTGTTTTAGGTAGTGGAATTGTTTCATTTGATTTATTAAAAGACGAAAATATTTCAATCACATTAACAAATTTATTAGGTACAAGATTGGATGTGAAGCAATTAAGTTTAGAATCAGGACATCATGATTTACAAATCTCAGATTTGTTTAGTATCAATAAAAAAGGTTCTTATATAATATCTATTCAAGGAGTTGAGTCTCGTGCGTCAGAGATGATTATAATTAGATAA